From Elstera cyanobacteriorum, the proteins below share one genomic window:
- a CDS encoding peptidase G2 autoproteolytic cleavage domain-containing protein, translating to MDRLRDADTTLVVPNPHDIPPPGSIHDKPGFFVDCDLEAGFLGTPFRAYWANMITECIRNAILKAGLVPEYTDWTQLGLAIEKIADRIARELINILVPPMIDDKIGKIEFVRDGGNVTGTIKGGKFTLNAPTPPPPVEPPPFPAIEDHIFAIGTGASITNAKWTGGSVHLAHSGDGTAALAVHKGGISVLGGTTAGLSSNHPYVIRGGTSASVPGTFDNVYEGSVLQSPTPDKYFVHYAAENGTQRQFAVSLDGSVFAANTTLQAADYAEWFETVDGAPLEAGVSVVLDGAKVRAAQATDDPRDIIGVTRPLGAPGVIGNAAEAYWADLHVTDAFGAPIWTETVDVDGQTYRSHAVNPEYDPTRPYIPRSQRPEWVLVGLLGQVPVRQGQPLGDRWRVMRPAADGVDLIFIR from the coding sequence ATGGATCGCTTGCGCGATGCCGACACGACGCTGGTCGTGCCGAACCCCCACGATATTCCGCCGCCCGGCTCGATCCACGATAAGCCGGGCTTTTTTGTCGATTGCGACCTTGAAGCCGGGTTCCTCGGCACGCCTTTCCGCGCCTATTGGGCCAATATGATTACCGAGTGTATCCGCAACGCCATCCTGAAGGCGGGGCTGGTGCCGGAGTATACCGACTGGACGCAGTTGGGGCTTGCGATTGAGAAGATTGCCGATCGGATTGCGCGGGAACTGATCAATATTCTCGTGCCGCCGATGATTGACGATAAAATCGGCAAAATCGAGTTCGTTCGGGACGGCGGCAATGTCACCGGCACGATCAAGGGGGGTAAGTTTACCCTGAACGCCCCAACGCCGCCCCCACCGGTTGAACCACCGCCGTTTCCGGCAATCGAAGATCATATTTTTGCGATTGGGACCGGCGCTAGCATCACAAACGCCAAGTGGACAGGAGGGAGTGTCCATCTCGCCCACTCAGGCGACGGCACCGCCGCTCTAGCGGTCCATAAAGGCGGGATAAGTGTCCTTGGCGGGACGACGGCGGGGTTAAGCAGTAATCATCCCTATGTTATCCGCGGCGGTACGAGTGCCAGCGTACCGGGGACATTCGACAATGTTTACGAAGGGAGCGTGCTGCAAAGCCCGACCCCCGATAAATATTTCGTACATTATGCGGCGGAGAACGGCACCCAACGGCAGTTTGCCGTCTCCCTAGACGGCAGCGTTTTTGCGGCGAATACCACCCTGCAAGCGGCCGACTATGCGGAATGGTTTGAAACGGTGGACGGCGCTCCTCTGGAGGCAGGGGTATCGGTTGTCCTGGACGGTGCCAAAGTGCGCGCAGCCCAGGCCACGGATGATCCCCGCGATATTATCGGCGTCACCCGCCCGCTGGGAGCGCCAGGCGTTATCGGCAATGCCGCCGAAGCCTATTGGGCGGACCTGCATGTCACCGATGCTTTCGGGGCGCCGATCTGGACGGAAACGGTGGATGTCGACGGTCAGACGTACCGTAGCCATGCCGTGAATCCCGAGTACGACCCGACCCGCCCTTACATTCCTCGCTCTCAGCGCCCGGAATGGGTGCTGGTCGGCCTGCTCGGGCAGGTGCCGGTGCGCCAGGGCCAGCCGCTCGGCGACCGCTGGCGCGTCATGCGCCCGGCAGCCGACGGCGTTGATCTGATTTTCATCCGCTAA
- a CDS encoding DUF2793 domain-containing protein: MHTQLLYPGAVADDGTGTVLRDAAFILNNMILRLAGSAWRQPVLATLDTPPVAPSHQQRWLIGGSPSGAFAGKTGQIAEWVGTPSGAAPVNAWSFEPPTDGALVIDIAAAKLLRWSGSAWVEAVGAGAVDWGAVTGKPDFFPPSAHSHAFGELTAVPALLLALAGLGGDGLVQKAGGSLATLAATAFGLALLGGADAPAVRALLGLGAAALLPTSGVGGVVTRGADNKIAPGDLPAIALNDIFEAGSEAAMLALTAQKGDACVRTDLSKTFLLAADPASVLANWKEVLAPVGSGIASVFGATGPAVTIPGLTGLAGAIDPADEVALYDASAGAHRRASLATLLAGTTGLTGAAPADIGTVAAVGSATSAARADHVHKLPTSGVAPGTYTNATLTVDQFGRLTSASSGSSSGIGTVAGDPLKGISVTTAGPTATVAFNGLALPGLTAELAASAAHFVIIKTDGTPGQIHMGLLVANLAARATPADADHLMTSAAAGGTTALGKTTIAQLFNGRTLQNSRLIGVTETKQARTDISGAVTMGTYQVGNTYHYRLT, translated from the coding sequence ATGCACACCCAATTGCTCTACCCCGGTGCCGTCGCCGACGATGGCACCGGCACCGTGCTGCGCGACGCGGCCTTTATCCTTAACAATATGATCCTGCGCTTGGCCGGGTCGGCGTGGCGTCAACCGGTTCTGGCGACGCTCGATACGCCGCCGGTGGCACCGTCCCATCAGCAGCGCTGGTTGATCGGGGGCAGCCCGAGCGGGGCTTTCGCGGGGAAGACCGGCCAGATCGCCGAATGGGTCGGCACTCCGTCCGGTGCCGCGCCGGTCAATGCCTGGAGCTTCGAGCCGCCGACCGACGGCGCGCTCGTCATCGACATTGCCGCCGCCAAGCTGCTGCGCTGGAGCGGGTCGGCCTGGGTGGAGGCGGTCGGCGCGGGGGCCGTCGATTGGGGGGCTGTCACCGGCAAGCCGGATTTTTTTCCGCCGTCCGCCCATAGCCATGCCTTCGGCGAGCTAACGGCGGTTCCGGCCCTGCTGCTGGCGTTGGCGGGCCTCGGCGGCGATGGGCTGGTGCAGAAGGCGGGCGGCAGTCTTGCCACGCTGGCGGCGACCGCTTTCGGTCTCGCGCTGCTGGGTGGGGCAGATGCCCCGGCGGTGCGGGCGCTGCTTGGCCTGGGCGCGGCGGCACTGCTGCCGACGAGCGGCGTCGGTGGCGTCGTCACGCGCGGGGCGGATAATAAAATCGCGCCCGGCGACCTTCCGGCCATCGCGTTGAACGATATTTTCGAAGCGGGCAGCGAAGCCGCGATGCTGGCGCTGACGGCGCAAAAGGGCGACGCCTGCGTCCGTACCGACCTGTCGAAGACGTTCTTGCTGGCCGCTGATCCGGCCTCGGTCCTGGCCAACTGGAAGGAGGTGCTGGCGCCGGTCGGCAGTGGGATCGCGTCAGTCTTCGGCGCGACCGGCCCAGCGGTGACGATCCCCGGTCTGACCGGCCTTGCGGGCGCCATCGATCCCGCCGATGAGGTGGCGCTCTATGACGCCTCGGCAGGCGCCCATCGCCGCGCCAGCCTGGCAACCTTGCTGGCCGGAACGACGGGGCTGACCGGCGCGGCCCCTGCCGACATCGGCACGGTCGCGGCGGTCGGGTCGGCCACCTCGGCGGCGCGGGCCGACCATGTTCACAAGCTGCCGACCTCCGGCGTTGCCCCCGGCACCTACACGAATGCCACGCTGACCGTCGATCAATTCGGGCGGTTGACCTCCGCCAGCTCTGGCAGCAGCAGCGGGATCGGAACGGTTGCGGGCGATCCGCTGAAGGGGATTTCGGTTACAACGGCGGGACCAACGGCGACGGTCGCGTTCAACGGGCTCGCCTTACCCGGCCTAACTGCCGAACTGGCGGCCTCGGCAGCGCATTTTGTGATCATAAAGACCGATGGCACCCCCGGCCAAATCCACATGGGGTTGCTCGTCGCCAATCTCGCCGCGCGCGCCACGCCCGCCGACGCCGATCATCTGATGACGTCAGCGGCGGCGGGCGGCACAACGGCCCTCGGGAAAACGACGATTGCGCAGCTTTTCAACGGGCGGACCCTGCAAAACAGTCGGCTGATTGGCGTCACGGAAACCAAGCAAGCGCGGACCGATATTTCCGGCGCGGTAACGATGGGCACCTATCAGGTCGGCAATACCTACCATTATCGGCTGAC